From Spea bombifrons isolate aSpeBom1 chromosome 6, aSpeBom1.2.pri, whole genome shotgun sequence, a single genomic window includes:
- the MUSTN1 gene encoding musculoskeletal embryonic nuclear protein 1 — translation MSQPQNAPIKKKRPPVKEEDLKGAKTKLSHQTPLRSKTYQVMKECEQAGSAAPSVFSQVRTGGETAFEKPKEGPAKSVFG, via the exons ATGTCCCAGCCTCAG AATGCACCAATTAAGAAGAAGAGGCCACCGGTGAAGGAAGAAGATCTTAAAGGGGCAAAAACTAAGCTCAGCCACCAAACTCCTCTCCGGTCAAAGACGTATCAGGTTATGAAGGAGTGTG AACAAGCTGGGTCTGCGGCACCTTCTGTGTTCAGCCAGGTCCGGACAGGAGGGGAAACGGCCTTTGAGAAACCCAAGGAAGGCCCGGCAAAAAGTGTTTTTGGCTAA
- the STIMATE gene encoding store-operated calcium entry regulator STIMATE — MGPSTGNRSLSSGSPSPASGRSPPGCGNGALMDSFGIFLQGLLAVMAFSILMLKRFREPKHERRPWRIWFLDTSKQAIGMLFIHFANVYLSDLTGEDPCSLYLINFLLDATLGMLLIYAGVRVVSCIVEWRQWDALRFGEYGDPLQCKAWVGQCALYILIMTFEKTAIVLVLLIPNLKEIAMLNPIENPQLELAIVMLIVPFFVNALMFWVVDNFLMKKGKTKAKTEEKDGRPDSRNGNKIRYRRAASHDESESEILISADDEMEESEGEEDLRRLTNSKSVKKKKHRFGLPV, encoded by the exons ATGGGGCCGAGCACTGGGAACAGGAGCTTGAGCTCCGGGTCGCCGTCGCCGGCCTCTGGCCGGTCGCCTCCAGGTTGCGGGAATGGGGCGCTCATGGACAGTTTCGGGATTTTTTTGCAGGGCCTGCTGGCAGTGATGGCCTTCAGCATCcttatgt TGAAGCGTTTTCGAGAACCAAAGCATGAACGACGTCCTTGGAGAATATg GTTTCTGGATACATCCAAACAGGCGATTGGGATGCTGTTCATTCACTTTGCAAATGTCTACCTGTCAGATCTCACTGGAGAGGACCCTTGCTCCCT ATACTTAATTAACTTCCTACTTGATGCCACGCTTGGCATGTTGCTTATCTACgctggagtcagagtggtaaGCTGCATTGTGGAGTGGAGACAGTGGGACGCTTTGCGTTTTGGTGAATATG GTGATCCTCTGCAGTGTAAGGCGTGGGTTGGTCAGTGTGCCCTCTACATCCTCATCATGACCTTTgagaaaacagccattgtccTTGTCCTGCTCATACCAAATCTCAAAGAG ATTGCCATGCTGAACCCTATAGAAAACCCACAGCTCGAACTGGCCATTGTGATGCTCATAGTGCCCTTTTTTGTTAAT GCATTAATGTTCTGGGTTGTTGACAACTTTTTAATGAAGAAAGGGAAGACAAAGGCCAAGACTGAAGAGAAAGATGGGCGTCCAGACTCACGAAATGGGAACAAAATAAGATACAGACGGGCAGCCTCACATGATGAATCAGAGTCAGAA ATACTCATATCAGCAGATGATGAAATGGAGGAATCAGAAGGTGAGGAGGATCTGCGCCGCCTGACCAACTCCAAGTCGgtcaagaaaaagaaacatcGCTTTGGCTTGCCTGTATGA